Proteins co-encoded in one Streptomyces sp. SLBN-31 genomic window:
- a CDS encoding MFS transporter translates to MTTAETASGHTVTTNIPARLDQLPWSRWHWTIVIGLGTVWILDGLEVTVVGNIASRLSESGSGLPISSGEVTGMAAALYVAGACAGALFWGRLTDIWGRKKLFMITLGVYLAATALTAVSFSNWWFFAFRFLTGFGIGGEYAAINSAIDELIPALYRGRVDLIINGSFWLGAVGGSLLSIVALNTAYLPKDVGWRLTFALGAVLALVILLVRRHVPESPRWLLIHGRDREAEEIVSSIEEQVEAEKGQPLKRPEGEITIHQRRNVKFTEIARTLFSDYRRRSVLGFSLFIGQAFLYNAITFGFGAILTKFFDVPTGDTGYYFAVIAIGNFCGPLLLGKLFDTVGRRVMISSTYIISGLLLFLTAWLFSQGSLSAGTLTACWCGVLFFASAGASSAYLTVSEIFPMETRAMSIAFFYALGTAAGGISGPLLFADLTATGKVADTVLAFQIGAGLMCAAGLVAAALAVRAERRSLEDVARPLTAAASAVTRKRGEERPATA, encoded by the coding sequence ATGACCACCGCGGAGACCGCGAGCGGCCACACCGTGACGACCAACATCCCTGCAAGGCTCGACCAGTTGCCCTGGTCGCGCTGGCACTGGACGATCGTCATCGGACTCGGCACCGTATGGATCCTCGACGGCCTGGAGGTCACGGTCGTCGGCAACATCGCGAGCCGTCTGTCCGAGTCGGGCAGCGGACTGCCGATCTCCTCCGGAGAGGTCACCGGCATGGCGGCCGCACTGTATGTGGCGGGTGCGTGTGCCGGAGCCCTGTTCTGGGGGCGGTTGACGGACATCTGGGGTCGCAAGAAACTGTTCATGATCACGCTGGGCGTGTACCTGGCGGCGACCGCGCTGACCGCGGTGTCGTTCTCCAACTGGTGGTTCTTCGCCTTCCGGTTCCTGACCGGTTTCGGTATCGGCGGCGAGTACGCGGCCATCAACTCCGCGATCGACGAGCTGATCCCCGCGCTGTACCGGGGGCGTGTGGACCTGATCATCAACGGCAGCTTCTGGCTGGGCGCGGTGGGCGGTTCGCTGCTGTCGATCGTCGCCCTGAACACCGCCTACCTGCCCAAGGACGTCGGCTGGCGGCTGACGTTCGCGCTGGGGGCCGTGCTCGCGCTGGTCATCCTTCTCGTACGACGGCACGTTCCGGAGAGTCCACGATGGCTGCTGATCCACGGCAGGGACCGGGAGGCCGAGGAGATCGTCTCCTCCATCGAGGAGCAGGTGGAGGCGGAGAAGGGGCAGCCGCTGAAGCGGCCCGAAGGTGAGATCACCATCCACCAGCGGCGCAACGTGAAGTTCACCGAGATCGCCCGCACCCTGTTCTCCGACTACCGCCGGCGGTCGGTGCTCGGGTTCTCGCTCTTCATCGGCCAGGCGTTCCTGTACAACGCGATCACGTTCGGGTTCGGGGCGATCCTGACGAAGTTCTTCGACGTGCCGACCGGGGACACCGGCTACTACTTCGCCGTCATCGCGATCGGCAACTTCTGCGGGCCGCTGCTGCTCGGCAAGCTGTTCGACACGGTCGGGCGACGGGTGATGATCTCGTCGACGTACATCATCTCCGGGCTGCTGCTGTTCCTCACGGCCTGGCTGTTCAGCCAGGGGTCGCTGAGCGCCGGCACGCTGACGGCCTGCTGGTGCGGAGTGCTGTTCTTCGCGTCCGCCGGGGCGTCCAGCGCCTACCTGACGGTGTCCGAGATCTTCCCGATGGAGACCCGGGCGATGTCGATCGCCTTCTTCTACGCCCTCGGTACGGCCGCGGGCGGCATCAGCGGTCCGCTGCTGTTCGCCGACCTGACGGCGACGGGCAAGGTCGCCGACACGGTCCTGGCCTTCCAGATCGGCGCGGGGCTGATGTGCGCGGCGGGGCTGGTGGCGGCGGCTCTCGCGGTACGAGCGGAACGCCGCTCCCTGGAGGACGTGGCCCGGCCGCTGACGGCGGCGGCGTCCGCGGTGACGCGGAAGCGGGGAGAGGAGCGGCCGGCGACGGCGTAG
- a CDS encoding DUF445 domain-containing protein: MERTDPDKAGDGARRGVEAGEDRAALGAGAGHARPAAAGPRGVPASAARAMTTFSAADLEKQRGVRRMKLTALGLLLFVALVYVLATWAHNSGAGAWAGYVAAASEAGMVGAMADWFAVTALFRRPLGLPIPHTAIIPTKKDQLGVSLGEFVGENFLSQDVVRQRLRAVGIGSRLGAWLAEPEHADRVTAELSAALRGAMTVLRDSDVQAVVGEAITRRADAQEIAPGIGKMLEKVVADGGHKRVVDLIVTRAHDWLVWHDTEIMDAVQGGAPGWTPRFVDKKVGERVYKELLRFVTEMRDMPSHPARGALDRFLTDFASDLQSDTDTRARVERLKGEVLGRGEVQDLIASAWTAVRSMIVSAAEDERSELRLRVRASLLSLGARMAVDEKLQGKVDGWVEGAAVYVVTTYRKEITSLITDTVAGWDAEHTTRKIEAHIGRDLQFIRINGTVVGSLVGLLIYTVSRALGA, translated from the coding sequence CGGGGCGTCCCCGCCTCCGCCGCCCGCGCGATGACCACCTTCAGCGCGGCCGACCTGGAGAAGCAGCGCGGGGTGCGCCGTATGAAGCTCACCGCCCTCGGGCTGCTGCTGTTCGTGGCCCTGGTCTACGTCCTCGCCACATGGGCCCACAACTCCGGCGCCGGCGCGTGGGCGGGCTATGTCGCCGCCGCGTCCGAGGCCGGGATGGTCGGCGCCATGGCCGACTGGTTCGCGGTCACCGCCCTGTTCCGCCGGCCACTCGGGCTGCCCATCCCGCACACCGCGATCATCCCGACGAAGAAGGACCAGCTGGGCGTCTCGCTGGGGGAGTTCGTCGGGGAGAATTTCCTCTCCCAGGACGTCGTACGGCAGCGGCTGCGGGCCGTCGGCATCGGAAGCCGGCTCGGCGCGTGGCTGGCCGAGCCCGAGCACGCGGACCGGGTGACCGCCGAACTGTCGGCCGCCCTGCGTGGCGCGATGACCGTCCTGCGGGACTCCGACGTCCAGGCCGTGGTCGGGGAGGCCATCACCCGGCGGGCCGACGCGCAGGAGATCGCGCCCGGCATCGGGAAGATGCTGGAGAAGGTCGTCGCCGACGGCGGGCACAAGAGGGTCGTCGACCTCATCGTCACCCGTGCCCACGACTGGCTGGTGTGGCACGACACCGAGATCATGGACGCCGTGCAGGGCGGGGCGCCCGGCTGGACCCCGCGGTTCGTCGACAAGAAGGTCGGCGAACGCGTCTACAAGGAACTCCTGCGGTTCGTCACCGAGATGCGGGACATGCCCTCCCACCCGGCGCGCGGAGCGCTGGACCGGTTCCTCACCGATTTCGCCTCCGACCTGCAGTCCGACACGGACACGCGCGCGCGTGTCGAACGGCTGAAGGGCGAGGTGCTCGGGCGGGGCGAGGTGCAGGACCTCATCGCCTCCGCCTGGACCGCCGTACGGTCGATGATCGTGTCCGCCGCCGAGGACGAACGCAGCGAACTGCGGCTGCGGGTACGGGCCTCGCTGCTGTCCCTCGGCGCGCGGATGGCCGTCGACGAGAAGCTGCAAGGAAAGGTCGACGGGTGGGTGGAGGGGGCGGCCGTGTACGTCGTCACGACGTACCGCAAGGAGATCACCTCCCTGATCACCGACACCGTGGCGGGCTGGGACGCCGAGCACACCACTCGCAAGATCGAGGCCCACATCGGGCGTGACCTGCAGTTCATCCGGATCAACGGCACGGTGGTCGGTTCCCTGGTGGGGCTGCTGATCTACACCGTGTCGCGGGCGCTGGGGGCGTGA